CCCAACGCGATGAGCAAGCAGGTTGCCGAGATCGGCCGTTCGACGAAGGTCATCGGATCGCCCTGGCTCGATATAAGTGACTGGCGCAGTGATCGTTCAGCCAGCGGACCAAGCACGATCGCCAGAACTGCCGGGGCTACCGGATAGTTCAGCTTGCGCATGAGATAGCCCCCGCAACCCAGCATGAACATCAGCCAGACGTCGAACATCCGATCCGTGGTCGCGAAAACACCGACGACGCACAGGATGAAGATGATCGGCGCCAGGATCGTGAAGGGCATCGCCAGCACCCGGATGAAGACGGGGATCAGCGCGATATTCAGTACGACTGTCATGAAGTTTGCGACATACATCGACCCGATGAGCCCCCAAACGAAATCCGGGCTCTCTGTGAAGAGCAGCGGGCCGGGGCGCAACCCCCAGATGATCATCCCTCCAAGAAGGATCGCCGTGGTCGGCGAGCCGGGAATGCCCAATGTGATCATCGGCAACATCGACCCCGTCGAGGCAGCATTATTGGCTGCCTCGGGCGCGGCAACGCCGGCAACATTGCCCTTGCCGAAAGTATCGCCATCCTTCGAGAAGGTCTTGGCCATTCCATAGGACATCAGCGAGGCGGGCGTCGCGCCGGCCGCCGGCAAGGTTCCAACAAAGAAGCCGAGAACCGAGCTGACGGCAGATGTCGGCAGGTATTTCTTTATCTGCGACAGGTTGCCAATCAGCTTTCTGAAACCGGCATTCACCTTGTGGATCTGGACTGCCCCCTTGGTATGCTCCAGCGTCCACAGCATCTCGCCGATGCCGTAAATGCCGATGGCAAGCACAAGGAATTCGATACCGCGCTGGAACTCTACCATGTCGAAAAAGATCAGTCGCGGATTGCCGGAGATAATGTCGAAACCGACGGCCGCCAGCACCAGCCCGACCAGGATCGAGAAGATTGTCTTCGGGATATCGTCTCCGCCAAGCCCGATGAACGTCGCGAAGGCGACGACCATTAGCGCGAACTCTTCCTGCGGACCGAATTTCAGCGCGAAGGCGGCGAGCGGCGGCGCAAAGCCGGTGAACAGGATGACGGAAATGGTGCCGCCGATAAAGGACGCGATGGCCGCAGCCATCAATGCCTGGTCGGCCTTGCCCTGTTGGGCCATGGGCCTTCCGTCGAACACGGTTGCCACGGCTGTCGATGACCCCGGAATGCCCAGGGTGATCGAACTGACCGCACCGCCATACATTGCACCATAGTAAAGCGCCGCAAGAAAGATGATTGCCGCAGTGGGCGGCACCAGAAAGGTGACCGGCAGAAGGATTGCCACCCCGTTGACCGATCCAAGGCCCGGCATGGCGCCGATGAACAGGCCGGCCAGACAGCCGATGAAGATCATCGCCAGGTTGAGAGGCTCGAAGGATTGCAGCAATCCGCCGGCCAATGATGTCATGATGGTGTCCATTTTCGGAATTCCTATCGAGTTGACTGGATCACATCAGCGAGTAGCGGAAATCATCCACGATCATCATGATGTTCTCGAAGAACGGCAGGCCACGCGGCAGGTATTTCGCCAACGCCACTTCGAAAAGAACGTAGATCGCAACAGGCACTGCTATGGTCACGATAATCGTCAGCGGCCATTTATGCCGCCCGATCACCTTCAGGTAGAGGATCAGAAACAGCATCATCGAGAAATAGAGACCGATGATGCTGGTCATGACGAGAAGGGCGAGGATCGAACCCGCCGTTACCCCGACAAGAAAGATGGTATCCGGATCGATATAGGGTGCCTTGTTGCGGGATTCCGGCGTTACTCCCTGCTTCCATCGCAGGAGCGTCCAGATCGACGCCAGAGCCATTCCAAGCGACAGCCAGAACGGCCACATCCCCGAACCGGGCCCCCGATCGGGAATCCAGCCAATCGCCAGGCCATCGTTGAAGATCTTGTACATGAGGCCGAGAGAAGCGAGCAACGTCAACAAGCCCATTAAAAGTTCAGCCGTACGAACAGACATGAAGTCCTCCAGTCCCGCAGAGCTAGGGATTGCGGGTCGGTACATGTTTCAAGCGGATTTGCAGCACAGCCGTCATGATCGCATGCCCGACCCGAATGTCATTCGGGAACCGGGCGGGACGAATTCCCGCCCGGGGCGGCATGTCTTACTCGGACATGATGGCTTTGGCGCCGACTTTCTCGATCAGCTGCTTGTGACGCTCCAGCTGATCCTTGTGGAAGGCCACGAGATCCTCGCCGCTCATCCACTCATCGCAGGTCAGCCCGTCAGATTCGCAATAGGCCTGCCACTCTTCGGACTCGAAGAGCGTCTTGAACAGATCCTGGTACCAGGCCACTGCTTCTGGATCCATGCCAGCCGTCCCGCTGATGGATCGCTGCATGAAGTAGGTGATGTCGAGTCCCGCCTCTTGCGCCGTGGGCACATCTTCGAATGGCGCCATGCGCTTGTCGTTGAACTGGACGAGCGGCTTGGTGTTTTTCGCCCTCCAGAACTCGATCTGCTCGGCAGGGTTATTCACGGTCGAGTCGACCTGGTTGCCGACAAGGTTCTTGGCGACGGTGCCGCCCCCCTGGAACGGAATATAGGTGACATCGACCCCTAACTCAGCCTCCATCATCGCGGTCAGGATCGAGTCTTCCTGCCCGGTGCCGGTACCGCCAACGCGCCAGCCATCCGTCCCCTTCACCTCGGAGACGAAACTGTCGAGATCGGTGATATTCTCCCGCTCGGTATTTACCCATAAAAGGAATGTGTCGAGCGCCATGCGACCGACCGGCGCAAACTCGGTGACATCGACGTCCAAGCCATCCTGGATAAGTGGCGTGGTATAGAAACTGTTCAGCGCAACCAGCAGCGTATGGTTATCGCCTTCCTTCCCCCGCATGTAGTCAAGCGCCTCAGCGCCAGAGCCTCCGGGCTTGTTGATCGGAATGAAGGGCCGCGGGCTGAGATCGTGCTTCTGAATCAGACCTTGAAGCAAACGAGCGATCTGATCCGCTCCTCCACCTGTTCCTGCCATGATGATGAGTTCGACGGGCTTGCGGGGTTGCCATTCGGCGGCGGCCATGCCGGGCGTGACCGCCAGCATCGCCACAGAGCCCAAAAGCCCCATAGTTTTCAGATTAATCATGTCTTTCCTCCCTGAGTTTCAACCTTGGGTAGTCACCGGACCGCACCCTCCTCCTCTGGTGTTGGCCTGGCGCTTCGCGGGCAATTTCATTGCCTCTTGTTGCGGCGATCTGTTCGCCGTTAGTCCAATGGCAGCCGGTAGCTCAGTGAACCATGAGAACCGGGATTTCTGCCGTCTCAACAACGGATTGGGTATTTCCTCCAAAGAGCGTCTCGCGCTCGTGGCTGTCGCCAT
This region of Paracoccus saliphilus genomic DNA includes:
- a CDS encoding tripartite tricarboxylate transporter permease; the protein is MTSLAGGLLQSFEPLNLAMIFIGCLAGLFIGAMPGLGSVNGVAILLPVTFLVPPTAAIIFLAALYYGAMYGGAVSSITLGIPGSSTAVATVFDGRPMAQQGKADQALMAAAIASFIGGTISVILFTGFAPPLAAFALKFGPQEEFALMVVAFATFIGLGGDDIPKTIFSILVGLVLAAVGFDIISGNPRLIFFDMVEFQRGIEFLVLAIGIYGIGEMLWTLEHTKGAVQIHKVNAGFRKLIGNLSQIKKYLPTSAVSSVLGFFVGTLPAAGATPASLMSYGMAKTFSKDGDTFGKGNVAGVAAPEAANNAASTGSMLPMITLGIPGSPTTAILLGGMIIWGLRPGPLLFTESPDFVWGLIGSMYVANFMTVVLNIALIPVFIRVLAMPFTILAPIIFILCVVGVFATTDRMFDVWLMFMLGCGGYLMRKLNYPVAPAVLAIVLGPLAERSLRQSLISSQGDPMTFVERPISATCLLIALGLILYPVISNMRKKRKREAILE
- a CDS encoding Bug family tripartite tricarboxylate transporter substrate binding protein, whose product is MINLKTMGLLGSVAMLAVTPGMAAAEWQPRKPVELIIMAGTGGGADQIARLLQGLIQKHDLSPRPFIPINKPGGSGAEALDYMRGKEGDNHTLLVALNSFYTTPLIQDGLDVDVTEFAPVGRMALDTFLLWVNTERENITDLDSFVSEVKGTDGWRVGGTGTGQEDSILTAMMEAELGVDVTYIPFQGGGTVAKNLVGNQVDSTVNNPAEQIEFWRAKNTKPLVQFNDKRMAPFEDVPTAQEAGLDITYFMQRSISGTAGMDPEAVAWYQDLFKTLFESEEWQAYCESDGLTCDEWMSGEDLVAFHKDQLERHKQLIEKVGAKAIMSE
- a CDS encoding tripartite tricarboxylate transporter TctB family protein, whose amino-acid sequence is MSVRTAELLMGLLTLLASLGLMYKIFNDGLAIGWIPDRGPGSGMWPFWLSLGMALASIWTLLRWKQGVTPESRNKAPYIDPDTIFLVGVTAGSILALLVMTSIIGLYFSMMLFLILYLKVIGRHKWPLTIIVTIAVPVAIYVLFEVALAKYLPRGLPFFENIMMIVDDFRYSLM